In Lycium ferocissimum isolate CSIRO_LF1 chromosome 7, AGI_CSIRO_Lferr_CH_V1, whole genome shotgun sequence, the sequence TTGCAGCCCATGTCTAGTCGGCCTACTTAGTTTTGCCAGTTTTGGGCTATGGCCTATATGGTTGACAGACGAACGCGACATATTTACGCAAATGTCCCTTTCCAGGTTATCCTTTAGATCGTatcattatttttaaaagttgtgtAAATATAACTCTTAAATTGACAAAATATTAGACTAACGTCTAAATCAACAACTTTTAGACCGTGGTTTAATGTTTTATCATAATATTTCAATTTACTCAAAAGAATCTATAGAACATTGCTTAAAAAGTTCATAAATTACaagggaaatgaaaaaaaatgatcatTTACTAAACATTTATCTCAATAAGGAACAATGTGAGAAAAAAGTTGGACTATGTCCGCGTTATCTTTGGATGAAGCAACAGGTTGGAATTTAAGACCTTGTCCATATCTGGGGCCTACCTACATTAGAAATTAAGATCCACCAAGACTACTCCTTGCACAAGCCCATGTCAAAGGGATCGTCCAATAATCACGAGGTCAAACTTAGCACTGTACTATTATGGATTCAAATTCAAGTAGTCTTCTGACTATTATTGTCCCCAATAACTTTCTTTGTTCTCCTGTTGACTATGTTAGAATAGGGCagtttgcacgattgtccttcatacggactggtctttaatttttggccctcaattcgctggtctttaaattttttttttttgcttaaattaataataattttcgcaaaaatttctctttaatttttgtctttcggCGCTCGGGTTCGAAATCCCAACAAAGTggaaattaataatattttttgcaaGGCATATGTTCATAGAAACTTATGCTTATTCGAAAACCGtagtttatataatttttaatagAAACCGGAGAGGGTGAAATTACATTTTGCCTTGTATAAGACggaaacttttagttatgcgccaaaaatcaatttttgttttttagcgataatttgatcaaaaaatcacttttttaagTCGAagcaagaaaaaattaaagaccatcaaaaaattaaagaccatcaccCAAAAGAAGGGGAATCCGCGAAAAAAATCCATAATCTTGATATATTGCTAATGGACAAAACAACACGGTATTTGGCCACGCCTATTtgtgtgaagaagaaaagggctTTGTGCAGATGTTCTTGGTCCATCTGTTAGTATAAGATGAGCCCATTAGTCTCATTCTCAGACCCAAACCCGAATATTCGTTTCTCTTCCCGCTCATTCTTCCCACTTTCAAATTTCCAAGAAATTCCTGCACGCACCAAATCAGAGTGACAATAGATTTTCAACGTTACAATTAGAACCTTCAAAATTAGCATAATCATGACTTCTCGAGCAGGTATACTACAAATAAATTCTCAGATACATTTTCCATCTAGATTAATACTAACATGGTGGAATTTGAAATGCAGTTGATTTATGGGCAGAACTCATAGCTGGTGAACAAGACCAGTTTGATCATCCCTCTGAACAACCTCAAGAACCTAATATTGCCGTTGTATATCGACGACAAAAAACCAATAGTATTACTCCCAAAGATGCTCAAGggttaattctttttttctattctccaaaattccatttttattggtttggtgGTATGTgaaggtttttatttttttatttgtttttgcaGGAGGGAATCAACTTCAACTTCTGGTAATGAAAAAAGGCTGAGTTTTCTACCTGTTAAACGAATCAGTTGGAATCGTTCCCTTTCCACCAGGTTTTGCCTTTTCCCCTaattttctactattttttttcttccattaaCGTTCCTTTTTTTACAAGCATGAAATCAAAATTACTCACTTTGGGTATACTTAAAAGGATTATGCTTTATATTGTAATGGTAATAATCTGGATTAGGATATTTAGGAAGTATATAATACTTTGATTTACTGAAACAAGCAACAGTTTAGTCTAATCATTGGTCTGGTAATTGGTGCTGTTGACTCGTATGCTAAGCTTATCAAGATAGTTGTGACCATAAAGGGCAAAAAATTCTAGAATTTCTTGTGAAAATCCGTGGTACCAACTTAGTGCCAGGCTACTGTTTTTAATACATTACTTACCTTCCCTATTCAAAACaacattttcttgaatttcttagATAAGGGGAAGCTCAAATAAGTTAATCTACAATTTAATGCTATAAGTATTGAGATCAAGGTCAACAATCATTGTAATAAGAAAACCAACAAAAGGGATGAAGTAACATGGAATCTTTTACTATATCAGATCCCACAACCGACCCCCTCCCCACCCGAAAAAGAACGAAAAGGAGATtataaagaagagaaaacagAAACTTTGTAACTATGTTGGCAAGTTTCAAAAATAAGGATGCTTATGCACTGAGGCCCTATAGTTGAAATCACATTATAGTGTTTTACATACTTGTAACTTATCCTCTCCTAAGAAGTTGTTAGCTATGATGATTTTTTTCCAGTTGCTGCAAAATTCACTATCAGCTGATTTGGTATATGCAACTTTCTTTGATGTTTTGATCAATGTAAATAATCCGATGTCCATTAAGCTGTTGACTTTCTACATCTTATCATAATGTGTAGTTTATGAATAAGATGGCGACGAACAATCAGCAATTTTGGGGGAATGTTTCCTGCGAGAAGCTTAAAGGTTGTCTAAAGTTCATTTAGCCGAGCCCATGCCTCCAACGCGTAGGCAGATATAAAttgtatattatattttatatcgTCATTTCAGCTAGAAataagctcttccaaaattgaGACTTTAGCTATGTGTTTGAGAATGGGATTCAAGAAAACTGTAAACTCACTGGCGGAAACATATTGCCAGAACAATACAAAGTTTATGTTTTTATTAACTGCAAAGAAAATATGTCTTGTCTATCGATTTCTCATTTGGTCAACAAAATGGGTGTAAGACTCGGAGATGTATAAGTTCTCtgatttttctttatatttagtCTCCTTTTAAGAACTTTTTTCTGAGTGCCCCAAGTTGATAGATTTACTTGGCTTTTGCATTTACTGTTTAATCGATCCGTAACCCCTTCCCACCTGGTCATCTAACATGGTAATTCCTAGTACATACTTCCTCTTTCTTTGTCATATTTGCAAATTCTCGTTAGCTATTCGTTTCTTCCACTTTATTCTTTCGTAACGAGggactttttccttttatttttttgacagAGGGAGAACCAGCATTGCTGCTGTGTGTGCCGAATTACATCCTCAACAAAAGAAGCCTGGACGAAAAGCAAAACCACCTCTTCCAAGGGTAACTTTTTGAAAGATTTTCCAAACTCCCACAAATCCACATTGTAGATTGTACTTGTTGTTTCTTTTCAAAAGGCAACAGCTAGCTAATATTTTGTTACTTACAAAATCAAATCTCTATTTCTAATTCTTCATACTTTGTAGGGTAAAAAGGTTGAAGCTCCGAACTACGATAAGGAGCGAGCATATTTTCAAGAAGTGGATGAGTTTGAACTAATGGTGGAAAGCCCCTCCCCAAACAAATACAGTACATGGACTGTGGGCATCCAAACTGATGATATCGTTATATCATGCCTGTCCTCAGTATTACAGAAATGGTTGATTTCAAAGAGACTTAACGATAGCTATGCACCCCCAGCTTCATTATCGAAGATATTAGAAACCCCAGCCTCACGCAAAGAATCTGCTTATGGATTTATTTGTGGATCCTCAAATTTGAAAACCCCAGAGAAAACATCATTGCGAATTCCCTCTGGTTTGTACTCCACCCAGAATAAACGCATTGGTTCTACAAATGAAAATGTGTCCACAGGGAAGCCTTTATCAGAAAGAGACATTGGAGAAATATGTCCCATGGATGAGGAAGGTTGCAAAGATATCGATGTAGCTGTTAGTAAACTATCTCTAACTTCCAGGCCTTCTTCAGTGGATGCTCACACTTGGGATCCATTTTTGGCTCTATTGGCAGCATGTGGACAGTCTGCTCCTTTAACACTATTCGAGATATTATATAAGTATTGGTGCGGCTCCTACTCAAATCTAGTATCTTCTCTTTACCGCTTTTGGTACTTGTGGAGTAGCGAGTTTAACAGGATTTTTTGTTTCAGCTGATACAGTGATCACTAGATATTTTCAAATCTTCGTTCTGAAAAACTTTAACAAGGAATTACTCAGTTAATTTATAGTTGCAACTTGCAAGAAAGATGTTGTCCACCTTGGTACTCTAAGAACTCAGATCTGCCTGATGCTGCTTAATTCTAtatctccttttttattttatggtgAGAATGCTTCTGAAATGGTGCTTTTGAACCATGTAACAAGACGGATAAGGATAAATATCGATATGGATTCCCTTGACTGGCACACCTTTTGGCTTAGTACTGTTATGAACTTTGAGCTATATCTGAATGGCTATCTAGTTAATAGTTTGTATAATGTGACCTTATCAATCAGTACCCATTCCTTTTCATGAAGGATCCGATTCATATTTGTGTTGGCAGTAAACTTAATTCAGTCCGATCTTGCTCTTAATCTTAACTTCTCTAAGCATCTAGTTTCCTAAATTGAACTCTGTCAAATGCAGTGAGACACAAACAATTACCAAGGTTGGTGAAGGCACATATGGAGAGGCATTTAAGGTTGGCGAAAATGTCTGCAAAATTGTCCCTTTTGATGGAGATTTTCGAGTAAATGGAGAAATTCAAAAGGTATCcagttcaattattttttttgcgcATTTGAATAGGTTCCAATTCCATTAAATTGAGATATGGCCTAAGTAACTTCCATCAGCAAAATAAAGTTAGTTTCTTAGGATGATCATAGGATCAGCAAAATATTTAAGTCACTGATTCGAAATCTGTGTTTTGATACATTTCAGAAATCAGAAGAATTACTTGAGGAGGTCATACTCTCTGGTACACTTAATAGCTTAAGAGCTCATGAGGGTCATCTCCTGAATTCCTGTTCCACCTTTATACAGACAATGGAGTAagtttcatatattcttagTTTATCTTAAAGCAATTTTGCTTGGTTCTTTTTCTGAACCTCTATTTCAAGACAAAAACTGCGTTTTGGAGCATCTAAAGGTCCTGTCTGATTTAATTTGCCTTTCGTGGTTTAAGCTTATACTTATCCTCAGAATCTGTCATGCAAACTGCGCCCTCTGCTAGCTAATGAGGAGTAATTGTTGTAGAAACCTTATCGGTAATAAGTCTGGAATAAGCATCCATATATAACTGTCGCCTCTAGTGACTGATACAGTGAGAAGTAAAAATGAAGTTTCTCCTGCATGCTGTTATATGCACTCTCAAATGCATACTATTTCTTAGAATAGGAGATAATTAATTGTCGACCTCTTATTTACAATTGGTTTCACCTTTCTGCAGCATGAGGGTGTGCCAAGGCCATTATGATGCATCTCTATTGAAGGCATGGGAAGACTGGGATGGGAAGCATGGTTCAGAAAATGACCATCCTAAGGAATTTCCAGAAAAGCAGGTTCCTTGCAAAGCAAATTTACTCCTTTTCCCTAATTGCTAATAGTTGTCTCCCATTGTTCATCTGTTGTTTGAGTGGATCTTGTGTTTAGACAGATTGGTTGTTTTTTCGCAGCTAGAGGATAATTTACTTAGACATTTTTTAAGTGCCCACTGACTAAACTGTTACATACCTGCCAGTGCTATGTTGTGTTCGTTCAAGAACATGGAGGAAAAGATCTTGAAAGTTTTGTGCTTTTAAACTTTGACGAAGCCAGGAGTTTATTGTCCCAGGCAAGTGACTAGATATTTTTGTTGTCGTTGTTAACCAACTATATCATTCATTATCAAATGCTCAACTGCAAAATCTGCACTCCAGATAACTCTTGCTTTGGCTGTGTCTGAGGCCGCATATGAATTTGAACATCGCGATTTGCACTGGTTCGTCTTTCCATGTGTTTATTTTGTTCATCATATTTTACAATCTAGAGTGGGACACTGCTTTGTTCTGCTTGTATGTGCGCTAACAATTTTCTTATTATAGGGGAAATATTCTATTAAGTCGGAAAGGTTTAGATACAGTGCAATTCAGTCTCGAGGGAAGAGATATACATGTCAGAACATATGGATTATCGGTTTCGATAATTGACTTCACTCTTTCAAGGATAAATACAGGTGATCACCCGTCCTGTTTCTCCCTTCACGATCTTTTACTTGAATTGACTAGAGATCCTTAGCCCTTTATCTACATACTGACCACAGGCGAAGACATACTCTTCCTGGATCTGTCATCAGACCCTGAACTCTTTGAAGGTCCGAAAGGAGATAAACAGGTATGAAGCAAAAGAAGTCCCATGTGTCTTCAGGTGGTTTGGTACATATTACCTTCATTGTCTTGTGGCATGTTTGCAGTCCGATACATACAGGAAAATGAGAGATGTCACCGGCGAATTTTGGGAAGGAAGGTATAAATACTAGTCCCTTCACTTTCAATTAACAAATCTTTTCAGAGGTAGAAAATTGTCTTTGGCTTATCAGAATAGtgtatttttcttccatttcaaaGTTTATGATTGCCACATAACTATTGCGGATTCTTCAGTCTAAATATATATTTGCATCTTGAAATTTGGAATCCACCACTCAAATAACATCCTATGTTGTGTAACCTGCTGTTAGAGAATTTGAATTGAACCAAAATTACAACTGTGCATGTTCTTTTATCTCTGTAATCAGTTAGCTTTAGCTGCTTAATGACCTTTGACACACTATTGGTGGCCAGTTTTATAAATCAAGGAAACCATCAGGGGTGGAGGCTTTCCTGTTTAATGGTGTTTTCTAGGCGAGGTTGATGGGCCTTCTAGTACCTGAGCATTTGTATGCTTTAGACTGCCAAAGATggattattattgtttttttgtCATAACACTATGGATtggtctgtttttttttttttgtcataacACTTGTTGATAAATGGAGTACCATTTTATTACGGCGTGGCTGAATTTGAGACCTCAGACCTAGCATCTAAGAAGTATCTTTTGCACGTAAAATCACCAAGGCCTTAGTGACTGGATTATTTGTCTATGGATTTTGACTttttgccttctttcttttttatttgtgtgTACAGTTTCCCCAAGACAAATGTGCTATGGCTACAATACTTGGTTGACATACTGCTGCTAAAGAAAACATACGTGAGTATTCTACAAATTGGTTCCATATTATCAGTTCATATAACCTTGTCGAAACTGTATAGTACTATGAATGGGTAGTATGTCCTCATTTTATGCAAATTGACTTTTAATTTGTTCCTCATATATGCTGTATttatgggattacactgggttttttgttgttgttgtatatgcTGTATTTGGCTGGTATATGAGTGTAGTTGCTGCAATTTCAGCTGCATGCAGTTCGATATTCCAATAGTTGATTTTGACCACGTAATTCCACCTTCTTCAAAGACAcaaacataaaaatcaaaatcaactgATTGGTCAATCTCCTTCTATTGCTATCCGTTGTCTGATAGTACTTGATTATTTGGGATTTAAATCAAGCTCATAATATGTTCTTTCTTGGTTCAAAGTTAAGTGACCTAGCTTCATGAAAATGTTGCAGGAAAGGACCTCCAAAGATGAGAGGGATCTACGTTCTCTGAAAAAGCGCCTGAATAGCTATGGTTCAGCAAGAGAAGCAACATCAGATCCTTTCTTTTCTGACATGTTCATCAACCTCCACCATTGACTGGCAAAACCCCCAAAGAAAATAAGGTATTTGCTGTGACTGTGCTCTTCTTCCAGGAATCTGAAAGTGCACTTTCTGTAGGAGGTTTTTGTATCAAGAAACCAACTTGGTTTCCCATGACAAGCATTAGAAACATAAGTTGCTTCTTTTCGTTTTCTTCTTGTCTGcatcttatttcatttttcttctgtGTCATATTTTGGATTGTAAATGTAACGTTAAGACCCTGTAGAACATCTCAAATAGTTGGGATATGATAAGCATCCCTCATAAGACGTTGAATTCGCGAGCTTGCCAATTTTGGAATATTTATGATTTTCCCCATACGTCTAAGCCTTGATGGTATAGTTATCTGTCTATGTGTCACTGAGAGGTAACCCGCATTCATGGAATAGTTTCGTCCGGGCAGTTTTGCtatcaaaagaagaagaggaggaaatGGTTTCCATTTCCCTTTAGCATCTGCAGTGACCAGACAAACATCAACTATTCAAAGAATCAACTCAGCAAACTTTCTATCCACTAAACCATAAGCTCTCGTGCTGTGTCCCAGAAGTTGTGGACATACAGCTCATGCAGACAATGTGTATCATCTTTTCCCCcataaaaatttctttcttcaaacctTAGTGCTTCATtattacatatattttattaatatggccTATATGCTTGAAGCTACAACTTGACAACAAATCTTATTGTAATTTCCCGCTTTACGGCAAATTGTATTGAAAATCTCTTTTACCTTCGTCATCCATTAGTCACAAAGTTTAAACCTGAACTTTATAAATCACTAACAATTTTATCACTGTACAATTAGAGCGAAGCTTATCCTGACTTTAGCCTTATCTAtaacactatatatatactatcactTATCTAGACCTTTTAATTAATTGACTAAAATACTTATGTAGGGTGACAATAACACTTCTGCCGACCTATTAGTTAAATATCAAATTCGAAAGCAATACAAATAAAAAGCTACAGTATGTTGTATTGGTTGTTGCTTTTTATCTTCTCCTTTTATGTAAATTGAGTGAGCAGACTTCTTTGTGAGTGATTGGAGTAATTGTTTATTGAATTTTAGATAGGCTGATCAATTCTTTTCAGCTGTCGGATGACTCAGatttaaggaattacaaattagCTCACATGGGAATGGATCCTTTTGATTCGACATAATACATTCGAAGGACTTCTGTTTTCTGTACATCAAAAGTGTAAACAAAATTATATTATCAGTGTGATTTGACATGTTTTAATATGTTATTCCAGTTATTAACGcggagtttaagttatatatattaagaagaGGTATGAAGGTTTTTTACATTGCTAGTGCAATTTAAATGGTTAGCCAAGTTTTTAAATGATTAGCcaagttatctttatttttacataaataATACAGAAAAATTAAATTCTAAACATAGATGGAAAATCCATATTTTACGACCAGACAACTAGCGCAAAAAGTGAAGCCGAATCCACCAAACCTTCCCTAATGCTTGGTTGCATGATCATAAAGAACTTTTTTGTTAAAGGAGACCCAGCACATGTATTTCTGGACTATAATTTATAGTCCAACGATCCCAAAGCTAATGCACTAAAGATTATGagaatttctttatttctttctttctcctttgaatataaattttcactttgttTTCAGGACTAAATGAAAAGGGTTGATTGCATAGCTAGAGCTgtaatattctttctttttctttccttttctccgTCGAGCGATAACCATGTAAACAATTCAACATCACTTCGCATTGTGATATCTAAGTAGTAGTTGTGATAAACTCAACCTCATGTTGTAGTCAGTTGGGGAGTTCACACTTTTTTTCCTTCGGAATTAATAGGATAAAAGAAATCCAACTAAATTTACAACCATGAGGAGGTTATCTAAGTCAAACGTGTAATAGTATGATTCAAATCGTGAATTTGCAACTGTATATGTTCTAGGGGTGTGGAATCATTTCTGTCAACAAAATTttatatgacatgattttgACCACCAAGGATGTGGTGGGATGATTCGGATCCCTTCAAACCAAAGGTTTTAGGTTTGAACTTGGGAAATATAAAACTTCTTAGTGATGAGCTTGTACTATCGCTCGCTTGCCTGACATGCTTTCTGGGTAGCTTTTTATTGCAATTGCTACCTAACCTATATCCGATGCAAATTTGGATTAATTGGGCCGATAGGCAATATGCATGGTTAAACTTAaggaaacttaaaaaaaaaaaaaaaaaaaaaaaaaaaagaaaaagcaaggTTTATTTTGTGTATTCGCGTGTATTTGGGCGAGATTCTCTCCTTGCCAGCCCAGGTTCGAACCTGgccaacaacattactttttcttacatatttgatatacactcaaatacactcaaaacacaagttttgagaatttgagtatataaaatatgtaagaaaGAAATGTTGTTGGCGGAGTTCAACTCCGATGGCGGGAGAGCCTCGCCCAATAACCACTTCAACCACTCCAACTTTATGTATTTTGATGTAGCTACGAATGGTAATTTACAAAAGCACTGTAgctattaaatataaataaattaaaaggtaattattatcaataattacctcttAGAAGAAACTACATCaagtaaaaataacaaaaagttTTTGTTGCTATTAATGTTTGGTGCAACTCTCTGGATAATTCTTCAAGAAGGTTATGCATGTTCAATGTAACGTTATGAcaagaaattaaaattcaaaaacactGTCCTTTGCTTTGCCAAGAAAAGGAGTAACAGATAAAAAGGCAAACAGAAATTGTCAGCAGCTCCACTTGCTGTGATATACCAAACATAAATCTGATATTATCTTTGaccatttaaaaataaaaatttgacaTTTCATACCCACCTCAATCTTTTTTTCTTGCATGTATCTGCAATTTCAACTTTTCCTTTTACAAAGCAGAATGTGAATTTTGAGGTCATCAATAATTCAAGAAGAATCTGGAGAAGAGCATCCAATGATATTATTGTACATACCTCCTTTATGTAGAGTCGGACTACATTATATCCTTTCCTGTTCTTGTTATCCAACATATTATTATCAAAAAAGGGTATtcaatacatatataaatattttttttaaaaataatatgcCAATATCGCATTGAAAATTAATCTAAAGGAAACAAACTTTGATAATAGGCTGACCATTTTGCATCAAAATAAGACTTATCATACAATTTTGCAAGAAATCTTTCAAGTGGAAAAGGACTAAGGAAGCTTCAATCAGAACAAAGGTTGGGTCTGTTTTGAGAGTATTTGGCTCCTTCCGATTCTGAAGTTATGTCAACTATTTTTGTCTACATATTATAACCTAGTACAGATGTTTGGATTAAGTTCCAACAatttaatattaattatttacCTACCTTGGTTCTTGGTTGAATCATACTTCCTCAATACCAAATGATTGTCCAGAATTACGTTAAATCTTTCTCTTAAAGAGACTTTTTCTTTACGACTTTACCATTTTACcaaaattactattttgttgTCACCGACTGTTAAACTAAACAATGTTAAATACCTTCCTAGATTCAAATTTATCTTCGctttcaacccattttcttcgttaccttttgctttatttttttattttttttatttttatgtatgtcctACCACTTTGTCTCCTTTCCCAACAGTTACTTTTATTCTAAAATTAGCATTAATAAACTATATAAGCTATTTTAACAAATAATAAGAATTCAAAATCTTATGTACATTCGATCTCTTTTACTTAAGGtatataatatattctaaaatTAGCATTAATAAACTATATAAGCtattttaacaaataaaaaaatcaaaatattatttatatatatatttaaaagtaCATTAGATCTCTTTTACTTAATAATCGCGCACAGAATAAATGGTGCAGTGAATCTGGAGAGCAAGTAGCGTGATTTACATCAAATTAGAATATCATGGTATCTCCTGGTCTCATGTTGCCTTAAAACATTGGCTCCACCGACCACTTTCAATGATTcgcttttttataaaaaaaaataatataataatattttgatcAGTTTGTGCATATCTCGACTATTTTACAAGTTGTTTTTTTACAAaactattaaaaaatattacctAATGCTTTTAATTTCTATTAACATTAATTGAAATCCTAATTTTTCATTACATTTGTTCACTTTATTGATTACAAAATTAGGCTGCATGATCCTTTGCCCCATTCAAAGATAAGGTTTCCGCCCTTTGCTTTCAACATGCATGTAGCATTGTCTGCAATTTGCCAAGTGTTACTTTTTAGTATGAACTCAATCTTAcagaaatttcaaaaataatttatgcTTTTCATAGTAGAGaagcaaaaaataattttcaatattttcttcatCACAAAgtaatcaactttttttttttttcccatgttatacatatacactagaaagttatatattcgtttcttttttacttttctctcCTACCCCACCATTGTCTATCTCCTACTCAtacctttttttccctttctcccTTTTGCTATTTATATAGTACAGCTTTTTTCATTCTGAGTTAAAAGACGAGCATTATATAATTCCTACTATAGTTCCATTGGGGTCTCTTGCTCAAGTCACACACATTCAAGAAAATGTCCACCATTATAATGACTAGAGGAGCTTCAAAAtatgtcttcttcttctccttgtttATTCTTCTTGCTTGCATTTCTGGTAAGTGTACTTTCTTGATTTGGACTTTAAAGCATTTATGTGATTTCAGTTTAATGTTCCTATGTTTTACAAGAATGGGGTCTGAATGTTGATTAAAAGTaagtttcttgtttttgctGATGCTTCTATTATATGACTACTGTGTTCTTTGTCCAAGTTTAAGATTTGAAATTTGTAGCATTTCTGTGTTTCTGTTTAGTATTTGTCTATTTTACAAGAATG encodes:
- the LOC132064413 gene encoding serine/threonine-protein kinase haspin homolog, whose amino-acid sequence is MTSRAVDLWAELIAGEQDQFDHPSEQPQEPNIAVVYRRQKTNSITPKDAQGRESTSTSGNEKRLSFLPVKRISWNRSLSTRGRTSIAAVCAELHPQQKKPGRKAKPPLPRGKKVEAPNYDKERAYFQEVDEFELMVESPSPNKYSTWTVGIQTDDIVISCLSSVLQKWLISKRLNDSYAPPASLSKILETPASRKESAYGFICGSSNLKTPEKTSLRIPSGLYSTQNKRIGSTNENVSTGKPLSERDIGEICPMDEEGCKDIDVAVSKLSLTSRPSSVDAHTWDPFLALLAACGQSAPLTLFEILYKYCETQTITKVGEGTYGEAFKVGENVCKIVPFDGDFRVNGEIQKKSEELLEEVILSGTLNSLRAHEGHLLNSCSTFIQTMDMRVCQGHYDASLLKAWEDWDGKHGSENDHPKEFPEKQCYVVFVQEHGGKDLESFVLLNFDEARSLLSQITLALAVSEAAYEFEHRDLHWGNILLSRKGLDTVQFSLEGRDIHVRTYGLSVSIIDFTLSRINTGEDILFLDLSSDPELFEGPKGDKQSDTYRKMRDVTGEFWEGSFPKTNVLWLQYLVDILLLKKTYERTSKDERDLRSLKKRLNSYGSAREATSDPFFSDMFINLHH